Proteins encoded within one genomic window of Halalkalicoccus subterraneus:
- a CDS encoding DUF106 domain-containing protein → MDDSALNSLIEDEASRRALAKVLTYAENGDGTVTYAAVNDVIEAETWGRLLKTGALIPVDSVFVIDDPPAVRDALEKANIEAPAGSDQTSTRTDESAWRPVDKLAGVGALTLVAGYQVPAIKSVIVGPMDFVLGPLAGLLPFPLLVIVLATVVALVSTGIRRQLLDQEQMDAQKERLQQVQDRLSVARQRGDDAAVERLTDRQQDLMRDQLGLMKNTFRPLVWTMFVTVPVFLWLSWFVMNPAGAIVTAAPVIPVIDQIVWSARLVGPMQMWMVWYFMSSLASNLLVKRTTSRWFDSTPA, encoded by the coding sequence ATGGACGATAGCGCTCTCAACTCACTCATCGAGGATGAAGCTAGTCGCCGGGCGCTAGCAAAAGTCCTTACGTACGCGGAAAACGGCGATGGAACCGTGACGTACGCTGCAGTGAATGACGTCATCGAAGCGGAAACGTGGGGACGTCTACTCAAAACCGGCGCGCTCATCCCTGTCGATAGCGTCTTTGTCATTGACGATCCACCAGCCGTTCGAGATGCTCTCGAGAAAGCGAATATCGAGGCCCCGGCCGGCAGCGATCAGACTAGCACAAGAACCGACGAATCGGCGTGGCGCCCGGTCGATAAACTTGCTGGCGTTGGCGCCCTGACGCTCGTCGCCGGCTATCAGGTTCCGGCTATCAAATCAGTGATCGTCGGGCCGATGGATTTCGTTCTCGGTCCACTTGCCGGTCTGCTACCATTTCCGCTGTTAGTCATTGTTCTCGCAACAGTGGTTGCACTGGTCTCAACGGGAATCCGTCGTCAGCTTCTCGATCAAGAGCAAATGGACGCACAAAAAGAGCGGTTACAGCAGGTCCAAGACCGGCTTAGTGTAGCAAGACAGCGTGGAGATGACGCTGCTGTTGAGCGCCTCACTGATCGTCAGCAGGACCTGATGCGCGACCAGCTTGGACTCATGAAGAATACATTCCGGCCACTAGTGTGGACGATGTTTGTCACAGTTCCGGTGTTTCTTTGGCTCTCGTGGTTTGTGATGAATCCCGCTGGCGCCATTGTCACAGCTGCGCCAGTGATTCCGGTAATCGACCAGATTGTCTGGAGTGCGCGGTTAGTTGGGCCGATGCAGATGTGGATGGTGTGGTACTTCATGAGTTCACTTGCTTCTAATTTACTCGTCAAACGAACGACTAGTCGATGGTTCGATTCTACCCCAGCATAG